One window of Streptomyces sp. NBC_00273 genomic DNA carries:
- a CDS encoding streptophobe family protein, whose product MSRTPESSSSGGSARAWRDALVAVVAGFVVMTAVAAAGLLCAGAGDLPGGAFPHVVAAVVVMAAGGSLDVSAGAGSLAGADVNLSAVPLSVSLAGALVTGYLFLRPLHNRAVARPRELIGRAVPLVVLWLLALTGAAFLASETFGISTGDSPIGTITELLDSAPTVGFQADLPATLLYGLLWILGLLVIALLVSRRAPLPARLVRFHTALRPAAFATMLLLLAYVVLGIGVGAVVAVTQGHADRTLAVILLGLPNLVWLALTLGFGGAWEGNVEGPFGLPMPQLLDQVLRGSDPSRIDVSALAEQDSRAWWLVVVAAVLLLGTGVLAAVRSPAHVRPWQHALHLGVALALATLTVCLLGRIQAQFGLSLLGIGEVDGLGGQVHLQPVLWRNVGLGLLWGAVAGFLGALLARPLHRGGRVDEPAATTRATPE is encoded by the coding sequence GTGAGTCGGACGCCGGAATCGTCATCGTCGGGGGGCTCCGCAAGGGCATGGCGGGACGCCCTCGTCGCCGTCGTCGCGGGATTCGTGGTGATGACCGCGGTCGCCGCCGCCGGGCTGTTGTGCGCGGGCGCGGGCGACCTTCCGGGCGGCGCGTTCCCGCATGTGGTCGCCGCGGTCGTGGTGATGGCAGCAGGCGGTTCGCTGGACGTGTCGGCCGGTGCCGGTTCGCTGGCGGGGGCGGACGTGAACCTCTCGGCGGTCCCCCTATCGGTGAGTCTGGCGGGCGCCCTCGTGACCGGCTACCTCTTCCTGCGCCCCCTGCACAACCGGGCCGTGGCCCGGCCCCGCGAACTCATCGGCCGTGCGGTCCCGTTGGTCGTACTGTGGCTGCTCGCCCTGACCGGCGCCGCCTTCCTCGCCAGCGAGACGTTCGGCATCTCCACCGGCGACTCCCCCATCGGGACCATCACCGAACTGTTGGACTCCGCGCCCACGGTGGGCTTCCAGGCCGACCTGCCGGCCACCCTCCTGTACGGACTGCTTTGGATCCTCGGCCTGTTGGTGATCGCCCTGCTGGTCTCGCGGCGCGCCCCGCTCCCGGCCCGGCTGGTCCGCTTCCACACGGCACTGCGCCCGGCCGCCTTCGCCACGATGCTGCTGCTCCTCGCCTACGTCGTCCTCGGCATCGGGGTCGGCGCGGTCGTGGCCGTCACCCAGGGCCATGCCGACCGGACCCTGGCCGTGATCCTGCTCGGGCTGCCGAACCTCGTCTGGCTCGCGCTCACCCTGGGCTTCGGCGGCGCCTGGGAGGGCAATGTCGAGGGACCCTTCGGACTGCCGATGCCGCAGCTGCTGGACCAGGTCCTGCGCGGCTCCGACCCGTCCCGGATCGACGTGTCCGCGCTCGCGGAGCAGGACTCCCGGGCCTGGTGGCTGGTGGTGGTGGCCGCCGTCCTGCTGCTCGGCACGGGCGTACTGGCGGCCGTACGCTCCCCCGCCCACGTCCGCCCCTGGCAGCACGCCCTCCACCTGGGCGTGGCCCTGGCCCTGGCGACCCTGACGGTCTGCCTGCTGGGCCGGATCCAGGCCCAGTTCGGACTCTCCCTGCTGGGCATCGGCGAGGTGGACGGCCTCGGCGGCCAGGTCCACCTGCAGCCCGTGCTGTGGCGCAATGTCGGTCTCGGGCTCCTGTGGGGCGCGGTGGCGGGATTCCTGGGCGCCCTGTTGGCCCGTCCACTGCACCGTGGCGGCCGGGTCGACGAACCGGCCGCCACGACCCGCGCGACACCCGAGTAG
- a CDS encoding response regulator transcription factor: MIRVLLVDDDAIVRAGLRLMLGGAPDIELVAEAADGAEVPDLVAAHGPHLVLMDIRMPGVDGLAATERLRAQPGAPEVLVLTTFHTDAHVLRALRAGAAGFLLKDTPPQEIVTAIRTVAAGDPVLSPAVTRRLIDQVAGDFGEDTRATAARARLELLAGREREVALAVGRGLSNAEIGRELHLALPTVKTHVSRILTRLDLNNRVQIALLVHDANLSGGGRR, translated from the coding sequence GTGATCCGCGTACTGCTGGTCGATGACGACGCGATCGTCCGCGCGGGGTTGCGCCTGATGCTGGGCGGCGCCCCGGACATCGAGCTGGTCGCGGAGGCCGCGGACGGGGCGGAGGTGCCCGATCTGGTCGCCGCGCACGGACCGCACCTGGTGCTGATGGACATCCGGATGCCCGGCGTCGACGGGCTGGCCGCCACCGAGCGGCTCCGGGCGCAACCGGGAGCGCCGGAGGTGCTGGTCCTGACCACCTTCCACACCGACGCGCACGTCCTGCGCGCACTGCGGGCCGGAGCGGCCGGGTTCCTCCTCAAGGACACCCCGCCGCAGGAGATCGTGACGGCCATCCGGACGGTGGCCGCCGGGGACCCGGTGCTCTCCCCGGCCGTCACCCGCCGGCTCATCGACCAGGTGGCGGGCGACTTCGGCGAGGACACCCGGGCGACCGCCGCCCGCGCCCGGCTGGAGCTGCTGGCCGGGCGCGAGCGGGAGGTGGCCCTGGCGGTCGGGCGGGGCCTGTCCAACGCGGAGATCGGACGGGAGCTCCACCTGGCGCTGCCCACGGTGAAGACCCACGTGTCCCGGATCCTGACCCGGCTGGACCTCAACAACCGCGTTCAGATCGCCCTGTTGGTCCATGACGCGAACCTTTCGGGCGGCGGACGGCGCTGA
- a CDS encoding serine/threonine-protein kinase — protein sequence MDEERAEPADGSPTDLRGKQIAGYLVEREIGRGGMAVVYEARDLRLDRRVALKLLAPELARNDTFRQRFAHESKVAATIEHPHIVPVFEAGEADGLLYIAMRLVEGPDLRVMLDRTGPLPVETAARIAGQVASALDAAHAHDLVHRDVKPGNILIAPGTDRDHPEHAYLTDFGLTKKSLSLTGFTTDGQFVGTMTYVAPEQISGKPVDGRCDVYSLGCVVYEALAGEPPFQRDDDIALLWAHQYDAPPALSSRRPGLPEEVDAVLAKALAKSPDDRWNSCLEFTGALRRAGEGGRPPGQAGEAEGGAGRAAHPDLPAPPPVPAWALPVFDRPAPGGTA from the coding sequence GTGGACGAGGAACGGGCGGAGCCCGCCGACGGGTCCCCCACCGACCTGCGCGGCAAGCAGATCGCCGGCTACCTGGTGGAGAGGGAGATCGGGCGCGGCGGCATGGCCGTCGTCTACGAGGCGCGGGACCTGCGCCTCGACCGGCGCGTGGCACTGAAGCTGCTGGCTCCCGAGCTGGCCCGGAACGACACCTTCAGACAGCGGTTCGCCCACGAGTCGAAGGTGGCCGCGACCATCGAGCACCCGCACATCGTGCCCGTGTTCGAGGCGGGGGAGGCGGACGGACTGCTCTACATCGCCATGCGCCTCGTCGAGGGACCCGACCTGCGGGTGATGCTGGACCGGACGGGCCCGCTGCCGGTGGAGACGGCCGCGCGGATCGCCGGCCAGGTGGCCTCCGCGCTGGACGCCGCCCACGCCCACGACCTGGTCCACCGGGACGTGAAGCCGGGCAACATCCTGATCGCCCCGGGCACGGACCGCGACCATCCGGAACACGCCTACCTCACGGACTTCGGGCTGACGAAGAAATCGCTGTCGCTGACCGGGTTCACGACCGACGGGCAGTTCGTCGGCACAATGACCTACGTGGCGCCGGAACAGATCTCGGGGAAGCCGGTGGACGGCCGCTGCGACGTCTACAGCCTGGGGTGCGTCGTCTACGAGGCCCTCGCCGGGGAACCGCCCTTCCAACGGGACGACGACATCGCCCTGCTGTGGGCCCACCAGTACGACGCCCCGCCCGCGCTGAGCTCGCGGCGGCCCGGACTGCCGGAGGAGGTGGACGCGGTCCTGGCGAAGGCGCTGGCCAAGTCTCCGGACGACCGGTGGAACAGCTGTCTGGAGTTCACCGGGGCCCTGCGGCGGGCGGGGGAGGGCGGCCGACCGCCGGGGCAGGCGGGTGAGGCGGAGGGCGGGGCGGGACGGGCCGCACACCCCGACCTGCCGGCCCCGCCCCCGGTGCCGGCGTGGGCGCTGCCGGTGTTCGACCGACCGGCGCCCGGGGGGACGGCCTGA
- a CDS encoding SpoIIE family protein phosphatase yields MARRSENSDVGWPARPDTSLALNRMGTFDWDLDNGRMHLDPTALEVMDLRPDEYDGTPGGLRIRLAPGEEARLDTRVAQAIKDGRSHYGAYVRSRRRDGSSAWTHIQGHILRDPSGRAYRVIGILRDAAHDPGEPGAEGEEIEGRRRMTGVVERTTAILAHARTVNDVTDILKDPQALGHLGAVSVMLGVVDGGRIHLVAEGQLGTYVPEIEYTRIDAQLPMSEAVRTMQSVFLVSREEFQQSYPDLWPYIEPLSVRSGVYLPLIAQGRPIGALGLLYTRDGDFTTEERNLLMALGSGVAQSLQRAILFEQEHDLAEGLQRAMLPRRIPDVPGARIAVRYRSARMGRDIGGDWYDVVPLGEGRVGVMIGDVEGHDTDAAAVMGQLRIVMRAYIVEGHTPGAAMARASAFLRELETERFATCTYAEVDLTTGMARMVRAGHLDPVVRRGDGSVHRVQVAGGLPLGLPPREQPGTGSGYPVTSLELHPGDTLLLCTDGLIERPGAEQDAGMRELMAAVHSGPIDVEELADVLCDLVGDAGGGDDMAMLVLRRRGTPTARGGGPLQQRLEPGDTKAPALARHLIRAAVAAWGARHRADEIELAADELMTNALVHTDGGGHVSMRLTAQGRIRIEVEDGSSALPRRREAGDWAVSGRGLMLVDRLADEWGVEPRGGGKCVWCEFALAAPEDAG; encoded by the coding sequence ATGGCCCGTAGGTCAGAGAACTCCGACGTCGGCTGGCCCGCGCGGCCGGACACGAGCCTGGCGCTCAATCGCATGGGCACCTTCGACTGGGACCTCGACAACGGTCGGATGCATCTCGATCCCACCGCCCTCGAGGTCATGGACCTGCGCCCGGACGAATACGACGGGACCCCCGGCGGGCTCCGGATCCGCCTCGCCCCCGGTGAGGAGGCCCGGCTCGACACCCGGGTCGCGCAGGCGATCAAGGACGGCCGAAGCCACTACGGGGCCTACGTCCGCAGCCGACGGCGCGACGGTTCGTCGGCCTGGACCCACATCCAGGGGCACATCCTGCGGGACCCGTCCGGTCGCGCGTACCGCGTCATCGGGATCCTCCGCGACGCAGCCCACGACCCCGGCGAGCCCGGTGCCGAGGGTGAGGAGATCGAGGGGCGGCGCCGGATGACCGGCGTCGTGGAGCGGACCACCGCCATCCTCGCCCACGCCCGCACCGTCAACGACGTGACCGACATCCTCAAGGACCCACAGGCCCTCGGCCACCTCGGAGCCGTCAGCGTGATGCTGGGCGTCGTCGACGGCGGCCGCATCCACCTGGTCGCGGAGGGGCAGCTCGGCACGTACGTGCCCGAGATCGAGTACACACGGATCGACGCGCAGCTCCCGATGAGCGAGGCCGTGCGCACCATGCAGTCGGTCTTCCTCGTCTCCCGGGAGGAGTTCCAGCAGAGCTACCCGGATCTGTGGCCGTACATCGAGCCGCTGTCCGTCCGTAGCGGCGTCTACCTCCCGCTGATCGCCCAGGGGCGGCCCATCGGGGCGCTCGGGCTGCTCTACACGCGGGACGGCGATTTCACCACCGAGGAGCGGAACCTGCTGATGGCCCTCGGCAGCGGCGTCGCGCAGAGCCTCCAACGGGCCATCCTCTTCGAACAGGAGCACGACCTGGCCGAGGGGCTCCAGCGGGCCATGCTGCCCCGCCGGATCCCGGACGTGCCGGGCGCGCGGATCGCCGTACGGTACCGGTCCGCGCGGATGGGCCGGGACATCGGCGGCGACTGGTACGACGTGGTCCCGCTCGGCGAGGGCCGGGTTGGGGTGATGATCGGCGACGTCGAGGGGCACGACACGGACGCGGCCGCCGTCATGGGGCAGCTGCGCATCGTGATGCGCGCCTACATCGTCGAGGGGCACACGCCGGGCGCGGCGATGGCCCGGGCCTCGGCCTTCCTGCGCGAGTTGGAGACGGAACGGTTCGCCACCTGCACCTACGCCGAGGTGGACCTGACCACCGGGATGGCCCGGATGGTCCGTGCCGGGCACCTCGACCCCGTCGTGCGGCGCGGCGACGGCAGCGTCCACCGGGTCCAGGTGGCCGGCGGGCTGCCGCTCGGCCTGCCGCCCCGCGAACAGCCGGGCACCGGCTCGGGCTACCCCGTCACCAGCCTCGAACTGCACCCCGGGGACACCCTGCTGCTGTGCACCGACGGCCTCATCGAACGCCCCGGCGCCGAGCAGGACGCCGGCATGCGGGAGCTCATGGCGGCGGTCCACAGCGGCCCGATCGACGTGGAGGAACTCGCCGACGTGCTGTGCGACCTGGTCGGCGACGCGGGCGGCGGGGACGACATGGCCATGCTCGTACTGCGCCGCCGCGGCACCCCCACCGCGCGCGGCGGGGGTCCGCTGCAGCAGCGCCTGGAACCGGGTGACACGAAGGCCCCGGCGCTGGCCCGGCACCTGATCCGGGCGGCGGTGGCCGCCTGGGGAGCGCGGCACCGGGCCGACGAGATCGAACTGGCCGCGGACGAGCTGATGACCAATGCCCTGGTCCACACGGACGGCGGCGGCCACGTCAGCATGCGGCTCACGGCGCAGGGCCGGATCCGGATCGAGGTCGAGGACGGCAGCAGCGCCTTGCCGAGGCGGCGCGAGGCGGGTGACTGGGCGGTCTCCGGGCGCGGGCTGATGCTGGTGGACCGGCTCGCCGACGAGTGGGGCGTGGAGCCCCGGGGCGGTGGGAAGTGCGTCTGGTGCGAGTTCGCCCTGGCGGCCCCGGAGGACGCCGGCTAG
- a CDS encoding sensor histidine kinase: MRRIHRTRRDWAADLALFLFAACFAAVSSQSIPVAEGLGPGWRAADQVAGGLGCAAVLLRRRAPVQLAVVLLLAGSVAHYLTGPAMVAVFTVAATRSWKATAWVAALVFGPLPLFLWQLPDMSEERAGSAVTYFALIAGAIGWGLFRRSRQQLIASLRERAELAEADAESRAERARMEAREEIAREMHDVLGHRLSLLSVHAGALEFNPGAPRAEIERAAGVMRESAHLALHDLREVIGVLRAGPGTGPAEGGERPQPELADLPRLVAEARAAGGRIELAGPPEGAAPPPLVGRTAYRIVQEALTNVRKHAPGAAADVRVTGSPGDGLMVEVSNAPPPGPDPARGTVPGPVEGGGQGLIGLAERARLAGGELTAVPAGGGFRVRAWLPWQG; this comes from the coding sequence ATGCGCCGTATCCACCGCACTCGTCGGGACTGGGCCGCCGACCTGGCCCTGTTCCTCTTCGCCGCCTGTTTCGCCGCTGTCAGCTCGCAGTCCATCCCGGTCGCGGAGGGCCTCGGCCCGGGCTGGCGGGCCGCCGACCAGGTGGCCGGCGGGCTCGGGTGCGCAGCGGTCCTGCTGCGGCGGCGCGCGCCGGTCCAGTTGGCCGTGGTGCTGCTCCTGGCCGGCAGCGTGGCGCACTACCTGACCGGGCCGGCGATGGTGGCGGTGTTCACGGTGGCGGCGACCCGGTCGTGGAAGGCCACGGCATGGGTGGCGGCGCTGGTCTTCGGACCGCTGCCCCTCTTCCTGTGGCAACTGCCGGACATGTCCGAGGAGCGGGCCGGTTCGGCCGTGACGTACTTCGCCCTGATCGCCGGAGCCATCGGGTGGGGGTTGTTCCGGCGGTCCCGGCAGCAGCTCATCGCCTCGCTGCGCGAGCGCGCCGAACTGGCCGAGGCGGACGCGGAGTCGCGGGCCGAGCGGGCCCGGATGGAGGCCAGGGAGGAGATCGCCCGCGAGATGCACGACGTACTCGGCCACCGGCTGTCGCTGCTCAGCGTGCACGCGGGCGCCCTGGAGTTCAATCCCGGCGCCCCGCGGGCGGAGATCGAGCGGGCAGCCGGGGTGATGCGCGAGAGCGCCCACCTGGCGCTGCACGACCTGCGCGAGGTGATCGGCGTACTCAGGGCGGGGCCGGGTACGGGGCCCGCGGAGGGCGGCGAGCGCCCGCAGCCGGAACTGGCGGACCTCCCCCGGCTGGTGGCGGAGGCGAGGGCGGCGGGCGGACGGATCGAGCTGGCCGGGCCGCCCGAGGGGGCCGCGCCGCCGCCCCTGGTGGGGCGTACGGCGTACCGGATCGTGCAGGAGGCGCTGACCAACGTGCGCAAGCACGCGCCTGGCGCGGCAGCCGACGTGCGGGTCACCGGGAGCCCGGGCGACGGGCTGATGGTGGAGGTCAGCAACGCTCCGCCGCCCGGACCGGATCCGGCCCGGGGCACGGTTCCCGGGCCGGTCGAAGGCGGCGGGCAGGGATTGATCGGGCTGGCCGAACGCGCCCGGCTGGCCGGTGGGGAACTGACGGCGGTCCCCGCCGGCGGCGGGTTCCGGGTGCGGGCCTGGCTACCCTGGCAGGGCTGA
- a CDS encoding ABC transporter permease, whose translation MSRLRSRAGAPSGIRVRTRARTRPPLALALPALLAVAFLLLPLIGILVRTQWGELGTHLTSPGVVEALKLSLLVSLWALALSLLLGVPLAWLLARVEFKGKALVRSLVLLPMVLPPTVGGVALLLGFGRRGLLGPWLEGTFGITLPFHTSGAVVAATFVAMPFLVISLEGALGGLKQSYEETAASLGASPVRVFFTVTLPMVAPGLIAGAALTWARALGEFGATITFAGNLPGTTQTLPLQVYLLLQDKPEAATSVSLLLLTIAMGVLIALRGRWTGTPVAREAASTPIPEEAHTSDARASDARATVTHGGDAALPHDSGRWPLHATVTGFNELTLDAEPGTTIAVVGENGAGKTTLLRALLGLTPRAHAELRLGDDDVTALPPHRRQVAWVPQDGALFPHLTAVANTAYGLRARGVPRARARREARAWLERLGVLHLADRKPAQLSGGQAQRVALARALAARPRLLLLDEPLAALDQTTRARVRHTLRTHLAGFGGVCLIVTHDPVEAVSLADRVLVLAHGRALQDAPPAEVTRHPRSPWVARMLGRNAWPGTASADGLALAAGGRLVVAETLPEGAKALAIIAPEAVSVHRDRPGGSPRNVWPGTVREITAVGSRLRVLIASAKVPDLVAEITPDAAAELGIVDGAAVWTSVKATEVTLVRL comes from the coding sequence ATGAGCAGACTCCGCAGCCGAGCCGGCGCGCCCAGCGGCATACGCGTCCGTACCCGTGCCCGCACCCGGCCCCCACTGGCCCTGGCGCTCCCCGCGCTGCTCGCCGTCGCGTTCCTGCTGCTGCCGCTCATCGGCATCCTCGTCCGCACCCAGTGGGGCGAACTCGGCACCCACCTCACCAGCCCCGGCGTGGTCGAGGCCCTGAAGCTCTCGCTCCTGGTGTCCCTGTGGGCCCTGGCCCTCTCGCTGCTCCTCGGCGTACCGCTCGCCTGGCTGTTGGCCCGCGTGGAGTTCAAGGGCAAGGCCCTGGTCCGCTCCCTCGTCCTGCTCCCGATGGTGCTGCCGCCGACCGTCGGCGGTGTCGCCCTGCTGCTCGGCTTCGGCCGGCGCGGGCTGCTCGGCCCCTGGCTGGAGGGCACCTTCGGGATCACCCTGCCCTTCCACACGTCGGGCGCCGTCGTCGCGGCCACGTTCGTCGCCATGCCGTTCCTGGTGATCAGCCTCGAAGGCGCCCTCGGCGGTCTCAAGCAGAGCTACGAGGAGACCGCCGCCTCGCTCGGCGCCTCGCCGGTCCGGGTGTTCTTCACGGTGACCCTGCCCATGGTCGCCCCCGGCCTGATCGCCGGTGCGGCGCTGACCTGGGCCCGCGCACTGGGCGAGTTCGGGGCGACCATCACCTTCGCCGGCAACCTGCCCGGCACCACCCAGACCCTGCCGCTCCAGGTGTACCTGCTGCTGCAGGACAAGCCCGAGGCCGCCACCTCCGTCTCGTTGCTGCTCCTCACGATCGCCATGGGCGTACTGATCGCCCTGCGCGGCCGCTGGACGGGCACCCCGGTGGCCCGCGAGGCCGCTTCGACGCCGATCCCCGAAGAGGCCCACACCTCCGACGCCCGCGCCTCCGACGCCCGCGCCACCGTCACCCACGGCGGCGACGCCGCGCTGCCCCACGACAGCGGCCGCTGGCCCCTGCACGCCACCGTCACCGGCTTCAACGAGCTCACCCTCGATGCAGAACCCGGCACCACCATCGCCGTGGTCGGCGAGAACGGCGCCGGCAAGACCACCCTGCTGCGCGCCCTGCTCGGCCTCACCCCGCGCGCCCACGCCGAACTGCGGCTCGGCGACGACGACGTGACGGCCCTGCCCCCGCACCGGCGCCAGGTGGCCTGGGTACCGCAGGACGGGGCGCTGTTCCCGCACCTGACCGCCGTGGCCAACACCGCGTACGGGCTGCGCGCCCGCGGGGTGCCGCGCGCGCGGGCCCGCCGCGAGGCCCGGGCCTGGCTGGAACGGCTGGGCGTCCTGCACCTCGCCGACCGCAAGCCGGCGCAGCTCTCCGGCGGCCAGGCCCAACGGGTGGCCCTGGCCCGGGCGCTGGCCGCCCGCCCCCGGCTCCTGCTCCTGGACGAACCGCTGGCCGCGCTCGACCAGACCACCCGGGCCCGGGTCCGGCACACCCTGCGCACCCACCTGGCCGGCTTCGGCGGGGTCTGCCTCATCGTCACCCACGATCCCGTCGAGGCCGTCTCCCTGGCGGACCGGGTCCTCGTACTGGCCCACGGCCGGGCCCTCCAGGACGCGCCGCCCGCCGAGGTGACCCGGCACCCGCGTTCCCCGTGGGTGGCCCGCATGCTGGGGCGCAACGCCTGGCCGGGCACCGCGTCGGCCGACGGGCTCGCCCTCGCGGCCGGCGGTCGGCTGGTGGTCGCCGAGACGCTGCCCGAGGGGGCGAAGGCGCTGGCGATCATCGCTCCGGAGGCGGTCTCGGTGCACCGGGACCGCCCGGGCGGCAGCCCCCGCAACGTCTGGCCGGGCACCGTACGGGAGATCACCGCGGTCGGCAGCCGGTTGCGCGTGCTGATCGCCTCGGCGAAGGTGCCCGACCTGGTCGCCGAGATCACCCCCGACGCCGCGGCCGAACTGGGCATCGTGGACGGCGCCGCGGTGTGGACGAGCGTGAAGGCCACCGAGGTCACGCTGGTGCGCCTCTGA
- a CDS encoding ABC transporter ATP-binding protein/permease translates to MVQRPSVPTAPQLVLVTDWGATEMDPDRIYHVGRDPLCEICLDDARVSWHHAILRPDGDHWTLEDEGSTNGTFADGHRVHEWSVGVGTELRFGSIDDGPRAAVIGPAPPPPPAPPPAPGTGRPSHVTNPAMTGTFRQPTTVRPLPVRTAVRIGRAPESDLVVDDLTVSRRHAELHALADGSYEIVDLGSHNGTYLNGAAVTRATPVTEGDIVGIGHSVFCLVGDQLQEFVDTGEVSLDVQGLTVAVDRGRKTLLDQISFPVGAKCLLAVVGPSGAGKSTLLGALTGLRPADQGTVLYDGRDLYRDYAELRSRIGLVPQDDILHSQLTVRRALTYAAELRFPQDTAKAERQARVDEVIGELGLEQRADQPIHSLSGGQRKRVSVALELLTKPSLLFLDEPTSGLDPGMDRSVMNMLRDLADDGRTVIVVTHSVLNLEGCDRLLVLAPGGRIAYYGAPGEALDFFGFEQWPEAFEAFENQRDRDWAGEYRASPLYRRHIDVTAGRLPLTAQAERAAGVPPQPPPKAQSWGSQLSTLIRRYAAVLRSDRTFLVIMVALPFVMGAMTRALAGNTLNAETALNALFILCVGGVLIGAANAVRELVKERVIYQRERSVGLSRSAYLMSKVVVLGAITVAQAVVLTLVGLAGVTINAPGGRGLFMPPLMEITLAVALLSVTAMLLGLLISALVTKEEVTMPLLVLLTIVQVVFCGSLLKLTGVPVIEQLAWFVPARWAMGAMAGTIDLGAIVPGKITQDPLFDHEAHLWLLEMGMLVVLSVLFGVLVARLLRRHEPTVMRK, encoded by the coding sequence ATGGTCCAGCGCCCAAGTGTGCCGACCGCGCCCCAGCTCGTCCTGGTGACCGACTGGGGCGCCACCGAGATGGATCCCGACCGGATCTACCACGTCGGTCGGGACCCGCTTTGCGAGATCTGCCTCGACGACGCCCGCGTCTCCTGGCACCACGCGATCCTGCGCCCGGACGGCGACCACTGGACGCTGGAGGACGAGGGCAGCACCAACGGCACCTTCGCCGACGGTCACCGCGTCCACGAGTGGAGCGTCGGCGTCGGCACGGAACTGCGCTTCGGCAGCATCGACGACGGGCCGCGCGCCGCCGTCATCGGTCCCGCGCCGCCGCCCCCGCCCGCACCACCCCCCGCGCCCGGCACCGGCCGCCCCTCCCACGTCACGAACCCGGCCATGACCGGCACCTTCCGGCAGCCGACGACCGTGCGTCCGCTTCCCGTCCGCACCGCCGTCCGCATCGGCCGCGCCCCCGAGAGCGACCTCGTCGTCGACGACCTCACCGTGTCCCGTCGCCACGCCGAGCTGCACGCCCTCGCCGACGGCAGCTACGAGATCGTCGACCTCGGCAGCCACAACGGCACCTACCTCAACGGCGCCGCCGTGACCCGGGCCACCCCCGTCACCGAGGGCGACATCGTCGGCATCGGCCACTCGGTCTTCTGCCTCGTCGGCGACCAGCTCCAGGAGTTCGTGGACACCGGCGAGGTCTCCCTCGACGTCCAGGGCCTCACCGTCGCCGTCGACCGCGGCCGCAAGACCCTCCTCGACCAGATCTCCTTCCCGGTCGGCGCCAAATGCCTGCTCGCCGTCGTGGGCCCCAGCGGAGCGGGCAAGTCCACCCTGCTCGGCGCGCTGACCGGCCTGCGCCCCGCCGACCAGGGCACCGTCCTGTACGACGGCCGCGACCTCTACCGCGACTACGCCGAACTGCGCAGCCGCATCGGCCTCGTCCCGCAGGACGACATCCTGCACTCCCAGCTCACCGTCCGGCGCGCCCTCACCTACGCCGCCGAACTGCGCTTCCCGCAGGACACCGCCAAGGCCGAACGCCAGGCCCGGGTCGACGAGGTGATCGGTGAGCTCGGCCTCGAACAGCGTGCCGACCAGCCCATCCACAGCCTCTCCGGCGGCCAGCGCAAACGCGTCTCCGTCGCCCTGGAACTGCTCACCAAGCCCTCCCTGCTCTTCCTGGACGAGCCCACCTCCGGACTCGACCCCGGCATGGACCGCTCGGTGATGAACATGCTGCGCGACCTCGCGGACGACGGCCGCACGGTCATCGTCGTCACCCACAGCGTGCTCAACCTCGAAGGCTGCGACCGCCTCCTCGTCCTCGCCCCGGGCGGGCGCATCGCGTACTACGGCGCCCCCGGGGAGGCCCTCGACTTCTTCGGCTTCGAGCAATGGCCCGAGGCCTTCGAAGCCTTCGAGAACCAGCGCGACCGCGACTGGGCCGGGGAGTACCGGGCCTCGCCGCTGTACCGCCGCCACATCGACGTCACCGCCGGCCGGCTCCCGCTCACGGCGCAGGCCGAACGGGCCGCCGGGGTCCCGCCGCAGCCACCGCCCAAGGCCCAGAGCTGGGGCTCCCAGCTCTCCACCCTGATCCGCCGGTACGCCGCCGTGCTCAGGTCCGACCGGACCTTCCTGGTCATCATGGTCGCGCTGCCCTTCGTCATGGGCGCCATGACCCGCGCACTGGCCGGCAACACCCTCAACGCCGAAACGGCCCTGAACGCCCTGTTCATCCTGTGCGTGGGCGGAGTCCTGATCGGCGCCGCCAACGCGGTGCGCGAACTCGTCAAGGAACGCGTCATCTACCAGCGAGAACGGTCCGTCGGCCTGTCCCGGTCGGCCTACCTGATGTCCAAAGTGGTGGTCCTCGGCGCGATCACCGTCGCCCAGGCCGTGGTCCTCACCCTGGTGGGCCTGGCGGGCGTCACCATCAACGCTCCCGGTGGCCGCGGCCTCTTCATGCCACCGCTCATGGAGATCACCCTCGCCGTCGCCCTGCTGTCCGTCACCGCGATGCTGCTCGGCCTGCTGATCTCCGCCCTGGTGACCAAGGAGGAGGTCACCATGCCGCTGCTGGTCCTCCTCACGATCGTCCAGGTCGTCTTCTGCGGCTCCCTGCTGAAACTCACCGGCGTCCCCGTCATCGAACAGCTGGCCTGGTTCGTACCGGCCCGGTGGGCCATGGGAGCCATGGCGGGCACCATCGACCTCGGCGCGATCGTGCCCGGCAAGATCACCCAAGACCCGCTGTTCGACCACGAGGCCCACCTCTGGCTCCTCGAAATGGGCATGCTCGTCGTCCTGTCCGTGCTCTTCGGCGTGCTGGTCGCCCGGCTGCTGCGCCGCCACGAGCCGACCGTCATGCGGAAGTAG